The segment AGAAACAAGCACAGAGATTTTAGCTATACATCCTTAGGTTTTCACTATTCGACTCTTTCAGCCTCAAAACACATACTTATTTCCTCAAGGTTCCCAAGTCCTTTTAACTAGTTGCAGGAAACAAGCACCGCTCAGCTAATTTGGAGGCTTTACAATCGCGTGATAAAATTTCATCATTCTTCAAGGATTTAAGTACACAAGGGTAACTCTAGCTAGGGAAGGCAGCTGAAACTTTATAGGAAGGCAACCTTTGACTAGGAGAAGAAAGGTTCACACTGAAAGTACAAGAGCTATGACAGAGTTCCATTAGTTGAGCTTCACTAACAGGCTTTCCCTCACATAGTTGAGAGCTTAAAATTTGAAGACCAAGGCTGTTACTTCTTGACCATAAACTTTTATGTAAATGGAGTTCCATTTTAAGgaaatacaaattatttatcaGTGATACAGATTACTATTgaactaaatttaatatatagaaACAGAAACGTTCCTTGTAAACCTTCCGTCGTAGGTGAGAATCATATTGAACCTTATAAACTGTCACCAAGTAATGCAGTGCTGAGTGCTTCTTTGAAAAAATGGTGTTAAAGGTGGTAACAGCCTAAATAATCACAAAACAGTGCATCCATTGACCAATTTATATATCAATGTTAGCTTATGCAAAACACCAACAATGATTGTACTAAATGTAACCGCAAGAATGACAAGAGTACACAATGATGATGAATCATATCAGACTTCTATTGTGGAAGTTGGCCTAATTAGAGAATGTGTTTTGTCATGGAGACTGCTCCTTTGGATAAGCCAACTCCTCCATGTGCCAGCTTTCATGGGGAGCAACATGGTCATGTGAAGGAGTATATTGCTGCAATTGACGAACAAGATAAGACTCATCAGCAAAATGTGTAAATAACAATAACAGAACTCATATCAATGGAAGGGGCACAATTAGTAATGAATTCCTACCATAAGGATCTACATTTCAATGAAAGGGAAACAATTAGTAATGAATTCCTGCCATAAGGATCTACATTTCACATTTTAACATTATAAAACAAGCGACTCCAAGAGAAATGTACAGAAACCAACAGTAAGAATATTTTCAATCTTCCATTGAACAGGTGAACCAAAGGACAGTCCTAGCTACAAAAGTTATCATTTCCATACCCACATCGTTGAGCGTTGTTTTTATTTTCACCTTTAACTGGTGAATTCACAAGAAGAAATTACTTTGCAGATAAAATCTCAGTAGCTGAAAGATTTAAAGACTACTTCCAGAAAACAATAACAGCAGTATATTAGTATGAATTCCTTATGTCAGACAAAGCTTTCTGTGTAGGATAGATTTTCTTTAGAGTAAAGATGGTAATCATACTGGTGAAAGAAAAGTACCGACCTCAAAGACTGATTTAATCCAGGTGTAGTTTTAAACATAACAAAGAAATACATGTAATTAAGTAAAGTCATCACCTCCATCTTGCTTAAAAGCTCTCTGGCTGAAGGAGCAGCAAGAACAATGTCACGAGCCCCTGGCTTAATGAAACCTTCTTCAACACCATTGTCAAATAGTGCAAGCAAAGAATTATAATAACCCTCAACATTTAGCAAACCAACCTGAAGAAGAGGTTAAGATGGTGAAGATCTTGCAGGTAAGAATCTAACTATATGAATGTAAAATGCTATAGATACCGGTTTTTTGTGAATTCCAAGTTGTGCCCATGTTATCATTTCCAGAGTCTCCTCCATGGTTCCATATCCACCTAAACATAATAAAAGCAATTTAAAAGGTGTCTGGGAGCATATGTATCTCAAATGTACTCTTACAGATATTTACCTGGAAGTGCAATAAAGGCATCAGCCTGACTAGCCATTTCAGCTTTCCGCTCATGCATGTCCGAAACAATTTTTACGTCACCAACACTTTCACCTGATATCTGTCAGTGCCACTCAGGTTGAAAGTGTAACTATTACAATCGAAACAACACCACAGAATGCAAAATCAATGTTACACTAGTAAAGTAAACTATTTCTTACTATCAGATGCTGCACCACTCAATCATTAAGCTATTTCATATCAGTGACAACATTTCAGCAAAAGAAAGCCCGTAGCAATAAATTTGGGCGGAAAGAGAGAGATTGTAACTCAGATAAAACTCCAAGCAGAAGAATATAAAACAGTTCATACAAGAGAATACAAAAAGAGAACCAAATAGATGGCAGCTCAAACAAATTGCAAAATTTGCGTTATAAGTTAATCTCCATTTACCTCAATAGGCACAAGAGCTTTCGGGATGACCCTGCATATTCAAAGCAATCAAGAATAAGTCGAAATCCTACAT is part of the Solanum pennellii chromosome 8, SPENNV200 genome and harbors:
- the LOC107026963 gene encoding cytokinin riboside 5'-monophosphate phosphoribohydrolase LOG8, translated to MESNSRSKFKKICVFCGSNPGHRKVFSDAAIDLGNELVSRKIDLVYGGGSVGLMGLISQRVQEGGCHVLGVIPKALVPIEISGESVGDVKIVSDMHERKAEMASQADAFIALPGGYGTMEETLEMITWAQLGIHKKPVGLLNVEGYYNSLLALFDNGVEEGFIKPGARDIVLAAPSARELLSKMEQYTPSHDHVAPHESWHMEELAYPKEQSP